In the genome of Hymenobacter taeanensis, one region contains:
- a CDS encoding SAM-dependent methyltransferase, protein MKKGTLYLIPTILADDTAAQVLPPQVGSQVAALSYFLVENARTARRFIKSVAPQQVIEELRIGVIDKDSTEAQIQAALEPVLHGQHAGVISEAGCPGIADPGAELARRAHQVGIKVVPLVGPSSLLLALMASGMNGQSFAFHGYIPIERAKRVAALKTLEKQALTQHQTQLFIETPYRNMQLLEDLLTTLHPGTRLCIAASLTAENEFVRTDTIAGWKGKLPEIHKQPAVFLIGK, encoded by the coding sequence TTGAAAAAAGGCACGCTGTACTTGATTCCCACCATCTTGGCCGATGATACTGCCGCGCAGGTGCTTCCTCCGCAAGTAGGCAGCCAGGTAGCCGCCCTCTCCTACTTTTTGGTGGAAAACGCCCGCACAGCCCGGCGCTTCATTAAGAGCGTAGCGCCCCAGCAGGTTATTGAGGAGCTACGCATTGGAGTGATTGACAAGGACAGCACTGAGGCGCAGATTCAGGCGGCGCTAGAGCCGGTGCTACACGGCCAACATGCGGGAGTTATCTCTGAGGCTGGTTGCCCAGGCATCGCCGACCCCGGTGCCGAGCTGGCGCGTCGGGCGCATCAGGTGGGCATTAAGGTAGTGCCCCTAGTGGGGCCCTCTTCCCTCCTGCTTGCCCTAATGGCGTCGGGCATGAATGGGCAAAGCTTTGCCTTTCATGGTTACATACCTATTGAACGGGCCAAGCGGGTTGCGGCCCTTAAAACCCTCGAAAAGCAGGCGCTAACCCAGCACCAAACGCAGCTGTTCATTGAGACGCCCTACCGCAACATGCAGCTGCTCGAAGACCTGCTGACCACGTTGCATCCTGGCACCCGTTTGTGTATTGCTGCCAGCCTAACCGCCGAGAACGAGTTCGTACGCACTGATACCATAGCCGGCTGGAAGGGGAAGCTGCCTGAGATTCATAAGCAGCCAGCCGTTTTTCTGATCGGCAAATAG
- a CDS encoding alpha/beta fold hydrolase gives MLLHFREMGQGAPLVILHGLFGNSDNWQTLARRWSEAGHRVIVADLRNHGRSFHSAEHSYELMSGDILGLFDHLQLDAATTTLLGHSMGGKASMRFALDHPTRLARLVVVDIAPRASDMAHQDDILAGLNAVPVAGLETRQQAEDALAQHIPQPGVRQFLLKNLYRLEDNSFAWRQNLAALNEHMQAIGAEITSEQPFLKPALFIRGGKSDYISTEDKLYGIPAIFPNSQIETIVNAGHWVHAEAPDAVFGLVHAFATQG, from the coding sequence ATGCTTCTTCACTTCCGCGAAATGGGCCAGGGCGCTCCTCTGGTAATTCTCCACGGCTTATTTGGCAATTCTGATAACTGGCAAACGCTGGCCCGGCGCTGGTCAGAGGCAGGCCACCGGGTTATTGTGGCCGATTTGCGCAACCACGGCCGCTCTTTCCACTCCGCAGAACACTCCTACGAGTTGATGTCGGGAGACATCTTGGGTTTGTTTGACCACTTGCAGCTTGACGCGGCCACTACTACTCTGCTAGGCCACAGTATGGGCGGGAAAGCCTCTATGCGCTTCGCCCTCGACCACCCTACGCGCCTGGCGCGCCTGGTGGTGGTTGATATTGCCCCCCGGGCTTCTGATATGGCCCACCAAGACGATATTCTGGCTGGCCTGAATGCCGTGCCCGTTGCCGGGCTTGAAACCCGGCAGCAGGCCGAAGATGCTCTGGCTCAGCACATCCCCCAGCCGGGCGTTCGGCAATTTCTGCTTAAAAACCTCTATCGCCTCGAAGATAACTCTTTTGCGTGGCGGCAGAACCTCGCGGCCCTCAACGAGCACATGCAGGCTATTGGCGCTGAAATCACGAGTGAGCAGCCATTCCTAAAGCCTGCACTGTTTATTCGGGGAGGCAAGTCAGACTACATTTCTACCGAGGATAAGCTCTACGGCATTCCCGCTATTTTCCCCAATTCTCAGATAGAAACTATCGTGAATGCGGGCCATTGGGTACACGCTGAGGCTCCTGACGCTGTTTTTGGGCTGGTACATGCCTTCGCTACCCAAGGCTAG
- a CDS encoding tetratricopeptide repeat-containing sensor histidine kinase — translation MQRFLFAWLLLIAYPIFGQTSDEQAEVVLLRQLATQPADTGRVRQLASLCYVLHDSAPTRAIPYGEQAVRLARRLHDDHGLLRSLLVLSSSYANISDGPHALLLQRQALVLARRLHDMNGIVRSYTGMGGVHHERGDTAAALLNYQRALDLVYRPGVQVRTQLILFGNLGNLYFHLKKHQDGLLFTRRALQLARRTGDIAGESLYLADLGSYYLRLEQLGTAEGLLREALGLVAPLHQPRYESGHLELLANVLYLQGNLREAEQLTRRAMQLARQINYHERVLDAYSLLADINASRKNYEAALSWQQMFRNLNDTLNNRSRLQVLTALQARYESVEKENQIRLLTERSHMAQHRNRELWTAVALLLLALGGMGFMYAQLRRSRAALAENNATLQEATLELRQLAASKDRLYSIVAHDLRGPVTSFSGVTELIDFYLQRGDEEGLRRLPDIVRQAAQNLNSLLDNLLNWAVSQTGELAFQPERLLVADLLTELTGLYSTSAEAKQITLQTSCSPTLAIWADPHMTRTVLRNLISNALKFTPVEGTICLEAEALPRALVQISVTDTGLGMPPKQVAALLAPEGLVLPAQGPRSGTGLGLMLCRAFTQRQGGTLQIKSLEGQGTTVSVTLPNAQR, via the coding sequence ATGCAGCGGTTTTTATTTGCATGGTTGCTGCTGATTGCCTACCCCATCTTCGGGCAAACGAGTGACGAGCAAGCCGAAGTAGTTCTACTGCGCCAGCTAGCCACGCAGCCCGCCGACACCGGCCGGGTGCGGCAGCTGGCCTCGCTGTGCTACGTCCTGCATGACTCGGCTCCTACTAGAGCCATTCCGTATGGCGAGCAGGCTGTACGGCTGGCCCGCCGCTTACACGACGACCACGGCCTACTGCGCAGCCTGCTGGTGCTAAGCAGCTCTTACGCCAATATTTCTGATGGCCCGCACGCGCTGTTGCTGCAGCGCCAAGCCTTGGTACTAGCCCGGCGCCTGCACGATATGAATGGTATTGTGCGCAGCTATACGGGGATGGGTGGCGTGCACCATGAGCGCGGCGACACTGCCGCCGCGCTGCTTAACTACCAGCGCGCCCTTGATTTAGTGTACCGCCCGGGCGTGCAGGTGCGCACCCAACTAATTCTGTTCGGTAACCTGGGTAACCTTTACTTCCACCTCAAAAAGCACCAAGATGGGCTGCTTTTCACCCGTCGGGCTTTGCAACTGGCCCGCCGCACTGGTGATATAGCCGGTGAGTCACTGTACCTGGCCGACTTAGGTTCTTATTACCTCCGGCTTGAGCAGCTAGGCACTGCGGAAGGGCTTTTGCGGGAGGCCCTGGGCCTGGTGGCTCCCCTTCACCAGCCGCGCTATGAGTCCGGCCACCTGGAGCTACTGGCTAATGTTTTGTACCTGCAAGGAAATCTTCGCGAAGCAGAGCAGCTCACCCGGCGCGCTATGCAGCTGGCACGCCAGATAAATTACCATGAGCGCGTGCTGGATGCCTACAGCCTGCTGGCTGATATTAACGCCAGCCGCAAAAATTATGAGGCGGCGCTCAGCTGGCAGCAGATGTTCCGTAACCTCAACGACACGCTCAACAACCGCTCCCGCCTGCAAGTGCTAACGGCCCTGCAGGCGCGGTATGAGTCGGTGGAAAAGGAAAACCAGATTCGCCTGCTCACGGAGCGTAGCCATATGGCCCAGCACCGCAACCGTGAGCTCTGGACGGCCGTTGCCCTGCTGCTGTTGGCGTTGGGAGGTATGGGATTTATGTACGCGCAGCTACGGCGCAGTCGGGCTGCTCTTGCTGAAAACAATGCTACCCTGCAGGAAGCTACGCTTGAGCTCCGCCAGCTGGCGGCCTCCAAAGACCGGCTATACTCCATTGTGGCCCACGACCTGCGCGGACCGGTTACGTCTTTTTCTGGCGTAACGGAGCTGATTGATTTTTATCTGCAGCGCGGTGATGAGGAAGGCCTGCGCCGGTTGCCAGACATTGTACGCCAGGCCGCCCAAAACCTAAACAGCCTCCTCGATAACCTCCTTAACTGGGCCGTGAGCCAAACTGGGGAGCTAGCCTTTCAGCCAGAGCGGCTGCTGGTTGCTGATCTGCTGACTGAACTAACAGGCCTTTACAGCACTTCCGCTGAAGCTAAGCAAATAACCCTTCAGACCAGCTGCTCCCCCACCCTGGCCATTTGGGCTGATCCGCACATGACCCGCACGGTGCTGCGCAACCTCATCAGCAACGCCCTCAAGTTTACCCCGGTAGAAGGCACCATTTGCCTGGAAGCCGAAGCCCTGCCCAGAGCGCTTGTGCAAATAAGCGTGACGGATACTGGCCTAGGAATGCCCCCTAAGCAGGTAGCCGCCCTCCTGGCACCCGAGGGCCTGGTACTGCCCGCTCAAGGTCCGCGCTCAGGCACTGGCCTAGGCCTGATGCTCTGCCGGGCGTTTACGCAACGCCAAGGTGGCACCCTGCAAATCAAGAGCCTCGAAGGCCAGGGCACCACGGTTTCTGTTACGCTGCCCAACGCCCAGCGGTAA
- the selD gene encoding selenide, water dikinase SelD: MSLASEPTDQIRLTQYSHGAGCGCKIAPKVLDQILHTSIPQPHDAQLLVGNSSRDDAAVYDIGGGQAIISTTDFFMPIVDDAYDFGRIASANAISDVYAMGGRPVMAIAVLGWPIDKLAPEVARRVIEGSRSICAEAGIPLAGGHSIDSPEPIFGLAVTGLLDINNLKQNDTATAGCELYLTKPLGVGMLTTAQKRGILRPEHEQLAPESMMQLNKIGQELGQVAAVRAMTDVTGFGLLGHLSEVCEGSNLTAEVEFSKVPLLAAAEEYRAQGAVPGGTIRNWDSYGHKIGEVTAEQRQWLCDPQTSGGLLVCVEPGGREQVLAIFERHGLQLEPFGRLREHVAGEPWISVR; encoded by the coding sequence ATGTCTCTCGCCTCCGAACCTACCGACCAAATCCGCCTCACCCAATACAGCCACGGCGCCGGCTGCGGCTGCAAAATTGCGCCCAAGGTTCTCGACCAGATTCTGCATACCAGCATTCCGCAGCCCCACGATGCCCAGCTCCTGGTGGGCAACTCCTCCCGCGATGATGCCGCCGTGTATGACATTGGCGGCGGGCAGGCCATCATCAGCACCACCGACTTCTTCATGCCGATTGTGGATGATGCCTATGACTTCGGCCGGATTGCCTCCGCCAACGCTATTTCTGATGTATATGCCATGGGCGGACGGCCGGTTATGGCCATTGCCGTACTGGGGTGGCCTATTGATAAGCTGGCTCCGGAAGTGGCACGCCGCGTGATTGAGGGCAGCCGCAGCATCTGTGCCGAGGCAGGCATTCCGCTGGCCGGCGGCCACAGCATCGACTCGCCTGAACCCATTTTCGGGCTGGCAGTAACGGGCCTGCTCGACATCAACAACCTCAAGCAGAACGACACCGCCACCGCTGGCTGTGAGTTGTACCTCACCAAGCCCCTGGGCGTAGGAATGCTCACCACAGCGCAAAAGCGCGGCATTCTGCGCCCCGAGCACGAGCAGCTCGCCCCCGAGAGCATGATGCAGCTCAATAAGATTGGGCAGGAGCTAGGCCAGGTAGCAGCCGTGCGCGCCATGACAGATGTAACCGGCTTTGGCCTGCTAGGCCACCTCTCAGAGGTGTGCGAGGGCAGTAACCTCACGGCTGAGGTGGAGTTTAGCAAAGTACCGCTGCTTGCCGCCGCCGAAGAATACCGGGCGCAAGGCGCCGTACCTGGCGGCACCATTCGCAACTGGGACTCTTATGGACACAAAATCGGGGAAGTAACCGCTGAGCAGCGTCAATGGCTCTGTGACCCACAAACTTCGGGTGGCCTACTCGTGTGCGTGGAGCCAGGTGGCCGTGAGCAAGTACTGGCCATTTTTGAGCGCCACGGCCTGCAGCTAGAGCCCTTTGGCCGGCTGCGCGAGCACGTAGCCGGTGAGCCCTGGATTTCTGTGCGCTAG
- a CDS encoding VOC family protein, with product MVPKLRVARPTNDLGPLLRFYRDGLGLTELGSFANHDGFDGVMLGHPQAPYHLEFTTQQGQLIAPAPTPEHLLVFYLPDHSQWLLAVERMQAHGYAPVVSHNPYWDRLGHTYEDPDGYRVVLQNAPWEY from the coding sequence ATGGTTCCTAAGCTGAGAGTGGCGCGGCCCACCAACGACCTGGGCCCATTGTTGCGGTTTTACCGGGATGGGCTGGGCCTCACTGAACTGGGCTCGTTTGCCAACCATGACGGGTTTGATGGGGTGATGCTAGGCCACCCGCAGGCCCCTTACCACCTGGAGTTTACCACGCAGCAGGGCCAGCTGATAGCACCGGCACCCACCCCGGAGCATCTGCTCGTATTTTACTTGCCTGATCATTCGCAGTGGCTCTTGGCTGTAGAGCGAATGCAGGCCCACGGCTACGCTCCAGTAGTGTCACACAACCCGTACTGGGACCGGCTGGGCCACACCTACGAAGACCCCGATGGATACCGGGTGGTGCTGCAAAACGCCCCCTGGGAATACTAA
- the mnmH gene encoding tRNA 2-selenouridine(34) synthase MnmH: MPRLPLPDFLQNSSDAPILDVRAPIEFQHGHIPGAVSFPLFTDEERARIGTTYKQISQDKAVLLGLDFFGPKMGELVKQAKKLAPLKQVRVHCWRGGMRSGAVLWLLELAGFQVQLLDKGYKDYRRWVLQEFERPRPLLVLGGLTGSGKTDVLHALASQSQAIIDLEGLARHKGSAFGSIGLPAQPTQEQFENDLAGVLAALPEAGPIWVEDESRTIGGVHVPTPLFAQMSSAPLLVLDIPREVRVSKLADEYGRQDPAALAAAILKIRKRLGGLVTKEALAAIGEDDMEKMVSLVLDYYDKTYSHGIDNRQVTRVESSTCDPAVNAELVRQALAKIGFPASTQPVAHGS; this comes from the coding sequence GTGCCCCGTCTTCCCCTCCCCGACTTCCTGCAAAACTCCTCCGACGCGCCCATTCTGGATGTGCGGGCGCCTATAGAATTTCAGCACGGTCATATTCCGGGGGCGGTGAGCTTCCCGTTGTTCACGGATGAGGAGCGGGCCCGCATCGGCACTACCTATAAGCAAATCAGCCAGGATAAAGCCGTATTGCTGGGGCTTGATTTCTTTGGCCCGAAGATGGGTGAGCTGGTAAAGCAGGCTAAAAAGCTGGCGCCCCTCAAGCAGGTGCGGGTGCATTGCTGGCGCGGAGGCATGCGTAGCGGCGCTGTACTGTGGCTGCTGGAGTTGGCTGGTTTTCAGGTGCAGCTTCTTGACAAGGGCTACAAGGACTACCGCCGCTGGGTGCTGCAGGAGTTTGAGCGCCCCAGGCCATTACTGGTACTGGGGGGCCTTACTGGCTCCGGCAAAACCGATGTGTTGCACGCCCTAGCCAGCCAGAGTCAGGCTATTATTGATTTGGAAGGACTGGCCCGGCATAAAGGCTCGGCATTTGGCAGCATTGGCCTGCCGGCGCAGCCTACGCAGGAGCAGTTTGAGAATGATTTAGCGGGCGTACTGGCGGCGCTGCCCGAAGCGGGCCCCATTTGGGTAGAAGACGAAAGCCGTACTATTGGCGGCGTGCACGTGCCTACTCCCCTGTTTGCGCAAATGAGCTCAGCCCCGCTACTTGTGCTGGATATTCCGCGGGAGGTGCGGGTAAGCAAGCTAGCCGATGAATATGGCCGGCAAGACCCCGCCGCGCTGGCAGCGGCCATTCTCAAAATCCGGAAGCGCCTGGGTGGGCTGGTAACCAAAGAAGCCCTGGCTGCTATTGGCGAGGATGACATGGAAAAGATGGTGAGCCTAGTGCTCGACTACTACGACAAAACCTACAGCCACGGCATTGACAACCGCCAGGTTACTCGGGTGGAGTCTTCTACCTGCGACCCGGCCGTAAATGCCGAACTGGTACGTCAGGCCTTGGCTAAAATAGGGTTCCCTGCCAGCACTCAGCCCGTAGCGCATGGTTCCTAA
- a CDS encoding pyridoxine 5'-phosphate synthase, whose product MTKLSVNINKIATLRNARGHNRPDLLQAARDCERFGAQGITVHPRPDERHIRYQDARDLKSIVTTEFNIEGNPTPDFLALVREVRPEQVTLVPDAPDAITSNAGWDTIRHQEYLQGVVQELKGLGCRVSIFLDPDLDMMRAAATTGTDRIELYTEDYARQYPQDPAAAIQSYRAAAELAQELGLGLNAGHDLDLDNLAYLHQNLPGLAEVSIGHALICDALYLGLENTIQLYRRQLK is encoded by the coding sequence ATGACGAAGCTCAGCGTTAACATAAACAAAATAGCCACCCTGCGGAATGCCCGCGGCCACAACCGCCCCGATCTGCTGCAAGCCGCCCGCGACTGTGAGCGTTTCGGCGCCCAGGGTATTACGGTGCACCCGCGCCCCGATGAGCGCCACATTCGCTATCAGGATGCGCGAGACCTAAAAAGCATTGTTACCACGGAGTTTAATATTGAGGGCAACCCCACCCCTGATTTTCTGGCCCTGGTGCGTGAAGTGCGGCCCGAGCAGGTGACCCTGGTGCCTGATGCTCCCGACGCTATTACGTCTAATGCAGGCTGGGACACCATTCGCCACCAGGAGTACCTGCAGGGCGTGGTGCAGGAGCTCAAAGGGCTAGGCTGCCGTGTGAGTATTTTTCTTGACCCCGACCTAGACATGATGCGGGCCGCCGCTACTACCGGCACCGACCGCATTGAGCTTTACACCGAAGACTACGCCCGCCAGTATCCCCAAGACCCCGCCGCGGCAATCCAGAGTTACCGCGCCGCCGCTGAGCTGGCCCAGGAGCTAGGCCTGGGCCTCAACGCAGGCCACGACCTCGACCTCGATAATCTGGCTTACCTGCATCAGAACCTGCCGGGCCTCGCCGAGGTTAGTATCGGCCACGCTCTCATTTGTGATGCCTTGTACCTGGGGCTGGAAAACACCATTCAGCTCTACCGCCGCCAGCTAAAGTGA
- a CDS encoding GatB/YqeY domain-containing protein, producing MALKENIDADIKKAMLAKDKVRLTALRSIKSQILLAETAEGQHGAALTPDAEIKLLTKAAKQRREAAETYQKQFRSDLEEVELAELAIIEEYLPQQLSEADLVEKLVDIIQRVGATGPSDLGKVMGVAARELSGQADGRAISQAVSNLLNNTNV from the coding sequence ATGGCTCTGAAAGAAAACATCGACGCAGATATCAAAAAGGCCATGCTGGCTAAGGATAAAGTTCGGCTGACGGCTCTGCGCAGCATCAAGTCGCAGATACTGTTGGCCGAAACTGCCGAGGGCCAGCACGGTGCCGCCCTCACGCCCGACGCCGAAATTAAGCTTCTGACTAAAGCCGCCAAGCAGCGCCGTGAAGCCGCCGAAACCTATCAGAAGCAGTTCCGCTCCGATCTGGAAGAGGTAGAGCTGGCCGAGCTGGCCATTATTGAGGAGTACCTGCCCCAGCAGCTTTCTGAGGCTGACCTGGTAGAAAAGCTGGTGGATATCATTCAGCGGGTAGGAGCCACGGGCCCTTCTGACCTGGGCAAGGTAATGGGTGTAGCCGCCCGGGAGCTGTCTGGGCAGGCTGATGGCCGTGCCATTTCGCAGGCCGTGAGCAATTTGCTCAACAATACCAACGTGTAA
- a CDS encoding CvpA family protein gives MSAFDLLLLLALGVGAVKGFRRGLVLEVASLLAFVVGVIGGLALLNDAIPLVRNYVGEAFGLLPLVSFLLVFALIVWGVHLVGSFVRTAVHLTPLGVLDNISGAVCGVLKWVLGLSLLLHGIGLAGLNLISPGLVAQSQVLPVVQQATPLALEIVAYVMPLAGTLLEKLRAVF, from the coding sequence ATGTCTGCTTTTGACTTGCTATTGCTGCTGGCTTTGGGGGTGGGAGCTGTAAAAGGCTTCCGGCGAGGTCTGGTGCTGGAGGTGGCTTCTTTGCTGGCCTTTGTAGTAGGGGTTATTGGGGGGCTGGCGCTCCTCAATGATGCCATCCCATTGGTTCGCAACTATGTGGGCGAGGCCTTTGGGCTCCTGCCGCTAGTGTCGTTTTTACTCGTGTTTGCCCTGATTGTGTGGGGCGTGCATCTGGTAGGTAGCTTCGTCAGGACGGCTGTGCACCTTACCCCTCTGGGCGTGCTGGACAATATAAGCGGGGCCGTTTGCGGTGTACTTAAGTGGGTGCTGGGCTTGAGCTTACTCCTGCACGGCATCGGGTTGGCAGGCCTTAACCTGATTTCGCCCGGCTTGGTTGCACAGTCGCAGGTGTTGCCCGTGGTGCAGCAAGCCACTCCGCTGGCCCTAGAGATAGTGGCCTACGTAATGCCGCTTGCGGGTACCTTGCTGGAAAAGCTGCGTGCCGTTTTTTAG
- a CDS encoding anthranilate synthase component II produces the protein MRLLLLDNFDSFTYNLLDYFRQLGCEVIVRRNDVPLPVLEELAFDGIVLSPGPGVPREAGVLLPVIEAWHQRVPMLGVCLGHQALGEFFGAELRRGARPMHGKVSEIEWTQPDVLWQGLPARMPVARYHSLILQQLPATFDVLARTTDVQQEIMAFRHQQLPLYGVQFHPEALLTPHGLALLGNWVKSCIIAQTGPATASSNSHP, from the coding sequence ATGCGTCTGTTGCTGCTTGATAACTTTGATTCTTTCACCTACAACCTGCTGGATTACTTCCGGCAGCTGGGGTGCGAGGTGATTGTGCGGCGAAACGATGTGCCTTTGCCTGTGCTGGAAGAACTGGCTTTTGATGGCATTGTGCTCTCACCGGGCCCTGGCGTGCCGCGGGAAGCAGGTGTACTACTGCCCGTTATTGAGGCTTGGCACCAACGCGTGCCTATGTTGGGGGTATGCTTGGGCCACCAGGCCCTAGGTGAGTTCTTTGGAGCTGAGCTGCGCCGTGGGGCCCGCCCTATGCACGGCAAAGTCTCGGAAATTGAGTGGACGCAGCCCGACGTGTTGTGGCAGGGCCTTCCGGCCCGTATGCCCGTCGCACGTTACCACTCCCTGATACTACAGCAACTGCCCGCCACGTTTGACGTCCTGGCACGTACCACCGACGTACAGCAGGAGATAATGGCATTTCGCCACCAGCAGTTGCCACTATATGGGGTGCAGTTTCACCCCGAAGCCCTGCTAACACCCCATGGCTTAGCCCTGCTAGGCAATTGGGTCAAGAGTTGTATAATTGCACAGACTGGGCCGGCCACTGCTTCCAGCAATAGCCACCCCTGA